The Pseudomonadota bacterium genomic interval TGGGAAGGTCAAAGGTGTCGCCATGCCAGTGGAAAACGTTCAATCCATTAGGAAAATCATTAGCGATCGGGGATTTACTTGTTTCCAGGGTGGAATAGACGGGAAACCGGGTTAGGACCAGGTAGCAATGGGGAGGAGAAAAGCGACCAGGAAGCATACTGTTTTGATATTCATTGATAGATCTCATGGTGAGGACCGACATTTACCAAAATGATTTCTTGTTCTATAAAATAAAATTCCAAAGTGATGCGGTAAGAAATATTGATGGACACCGAGTGTAAATTATTTAATTTCCCTTTCAATCGATGCAATCTCAGCGAGGGATGTTGAGGATTTATCTCTAGTATTTTGAGAGTTTTTTCATACTGGGATATCAGCTCTGGATGTTTTTTGAAAAACCTCTTTGTTCTTCTTGTATAGCTGTCGGTGTAAATAAGTTTATAACTCATTTTTCAGCCGTTTTATATGTTTTTCAACCTCTTCGCTAACAAATTTGCCGGCCTGATAATCGGCCCTGGTTTCATGTAACGCGGCTTCAAGCTCACATTCACGAAGAAAGTTATAATGTTGCATATTCATAACCACAAATT includes:
- a CDS encoding type II toxin-antitoxin system RelE/ParE family toxin — its product is MSYKLIYTDSYTRRTKRFFKKHPELISQYEKTLKILEINPQHPSLRLHRLKGKLNNLHSVSINISYRITLEFYFIEQEIILVNVGPHHEIYQ